The Fuerstiella sp. nucleotide sequence TGATCATGCTGACAGTCACAGCAGGAGCGGTGAGATACGGCAGAGAAAGAGATCCGAATCCTCGTATCCACGAGCCGGTGACGCCCGCGAACGACGTGCACCAAATGCGATTCGTGCCTTACGAGAAGGCTATGATCCGTTTCGGAACTGATCCGCGGAAGAAACGGCGTTGTTTGGACTTGCCTGCAACGGCACCGGCCTCGGTCACGAGTGACAGAGGCCGAGGAATCGAAGTTCTTGACAACATTCACAACGGGGTTGCCGACTGACGGGCCCTGACCGGCGGGTGATGCCCCGTACTGGATCAGCCGGCGCGGGGACCTGCTTCTTCACGTCCAGTACGCCGACCGACAGCTGGTTTCGTCATTCCGGTCTTTCGAAGCCCCACAGAGCGGCTGCATTCAGACCGAGAATCTTTTCGCCGTCTTCACTGCTGAAGAACGGAATTTCGTGCCGAATCAGATCAATCTCTTTGTCCAGTGTCGGTCTGCTGTAATCGGCGCGGGCGGCACCTGGATATCCGGTTCCAAACAGAAGTCGATCCGGGCCGAATGTTTCGTAAAGACGTTTGATAACCGGCCATGCGTCCGAAAATGGATATTTCCCGGACTTTGACACCGATGCCAACTCCGAAACCTTGACCCGCACACTCGGATATTGCGCCATGGCAAGCAGACGTTTTATATTCGGTTCAGGATCTTCAGCACCCAGATCCAGTTGACTGAAATGGTCAATAATCACCGGCACATCCGGATAGGCTTTAACCATGACTGCTAGTTTCCGCAATTGTGTCGGTGCGATGAAATAATTGAAGACCGCTCCAAGATCGGCGGCTGTCCTCCACAAACGATGTGTGTCAGCAGAGTTGATCCAGCCATCTCCGCCGTGATTCCCGTTTTGGTAGTAAATCGCGCTAAACCGCATTCCGTGCAGTCCATGCTCCTTCATCCAGAACCGAAGTTTGTCTGCGACGTTTGGGTCTGTCGGGTCGATGAGTCCGTGAGCTTTCAGTCGATCGGGATGCTGTTTGACACAGTCAGCGATGTAGGTGTTGTCCCAGCCGTGATAGATGACCTGAACGAGGACAGCGTGGGTACACCCGTGACGATCCATATCTTCGATTAACATTTCGACCGTGGCTTCGTGGGGAGGCCCATCGAACGTGTTTCCGTATGGATAAGGAAAAGGGTAAAGGGGTGAATCTTTCCTGGCCCAGACATGCATGTGGGTGTCGATGACAGGTTGCGCGGGGGTGTTGTTCTGACCGTTTTGCCTGCCACGGGTCGTTGAGGTCGAATAGAGACCAGCTGCCGCTGTTACCTGTGCGGCCGAACGCAAAAAACTGCGTCGATCTGCAATTCGCTGCATCATTGATGTTCCATATGTGGATTGCGGATTGGTATTCATTCCAGGGATTCCAAAGGTGGCTTGGTTACACGGACTTCCATCCTAACAGGAACCGGAACACCAGGTCACACGAGATACCTGATGCCAGCGTGCCGGCGCAGATCACCACCGACCGACCAGATCATTGCCAGGGTTAAACAGCATCAAGATGTTGCAGGTTTATCAGGAGTTCTTTGATTTCCTGTTCGCAGCGTGTCCCCTCTGGGATCCGGTCATTCCAGCAAGGCCGTGACTCCCGGAGCCGTCGTGGAGAATCGAAAATTTACGGCTGTGTCGCCGAATATTATGCACCGAGGGTTGTCTTTTTCGAGTTCGCCGGTCAGCACCAGAAAGAGAAACGAGTCTCAAAGTCCATAAGCAGGACTACCGGAATGAGAGAACCTGGAGCCGAAATTGTCGACTAAGAACAGGACAGAAGTGTGAAATCCGGCCGGCAGAAAACCAGATCCATGTGACCGGGTGTATGAGATTCAGCAGCCGCCGCTTGTTCCGGCTGCCGTCTCGGTGACCGGCTATTCACGGGTTCAAAGACCATTGATTGTGCTGCCGGGACACTTGTTGATTAACCGTGCGATTTAGGCAGCGCAGCCCCTTCCTTTTGTTTTCGTTACAGACTCGATGTTAAGTAAGGTTAACACCCTGCTTAACATTGTTGTCAAGAACATGATCATTCCTCAAGCCATCTTCTTGCACCTGAGGACGGTGCGGTCCGCCATAAATGTCTGAGAAATAATATGTTATGTTGAATTTCCGTATGTGCTGGTTGTAGGGGCCGCATGGCTGGTACGGATAATGCCTTTGTTTTGGGTTGTTGTGGCAGAAGCGATTTTGTGGTTTCCATCAGTTGCAATGTCTGCCGCTGGTGACTGAGATCATCGGCAAGGACATTCGGATCTGTTTGCTAAAGCTGAGTCGCTGTCTGCCTCTGATGCTCCGACCGGGCATGGGGCATTTCACATCAGAAGTCTCCCGTGTGCGACCGGAGGCGTGGTTTATTGAGGTTGAGATCGGCCAGGTTCGGGAATTTGTGATTCACCGTGCTTCATGATCTCATCATTTGAATGAAAAGGGGCCATGATCCTGTTCGCCAGCCAGCAACAGCCAGCCTTTCAGACTGTGTCATCTCTCGGAGAACGTGGTTGCAGGACATCCGTCCTGAAGCCTGATGGTCACTTCATGGAGTTCCATCACAATGGTCAGCTGATCAGGGTGTTTGCTGGGCCTTCCGGTGGAACCGTTTCAGCGAATTTGACCTGTGACGATGGTTCTGCGCTGTCGAATACAATCGCTGCAGAGCTTGTCAGAGCCATCGGAGTCAAGGACTCCTACACATGTGCACACAGTGACCGTGTTGCTCAGTTTGCGTACCTCACGGCGCAGACGCTGCATTTGGATGACATCGAATGCGAACGCATTCACCTGGCGGGACTTCTGCACGATATAGGCAAGGTTGGTATCTCCGACGAGATTCTCAGGAAGACATCTGCCGTCACCGAGTCTGAGATGCAAAAAATCCGCCAGCATCCGGTGATTGGCTCTGAGATTCTGCTGCAGTTGCCTGGCTTCGAATGCATAGTGCCAGGAGTTCTGCATCATCATGAATCCTTTGACGGTACCGGATATCCTGATGGACTCAGCGGTACTTCGATTCCACTGTCCTCCCGTATTCTTGCAGTGGCAGATTCATGGGACGCAATGACAAGTGACCGATCTTATCGACGAGCGATGTCAGCTGATCGGGCAGCGTGTATTCTGCAGGAAGGTGCCGGACAGCAGTGGGATCCGCAGTGTGTAGACGCATTTTTGAAATGTGTGAATGCTGTCGACGTCCGGGACGGACACTGCCAATTCCAGGGCTTTGTTTCACGCACGGTGTGGAGTACCCCGGTGGGCTCTGTGTCTGCATAATCACATCAGTGCAGATATAATGCAGCGATGCATGCCTGTTAAATGCCTCTGTCAGGCTGTCTGGGTTCTTGTGGTGCTGTTGGCGGTTGTTTCAGACCGGCATTATGTCTGGCAAAAGTGAGTGGTGAGAACCGACCATCGCCGTTGCTGATTTTATGGTTCTGACGACCACACCACTGGTGTTGGCAGGAGAGAATCTGGGACCGTCGTCAGTTGCTGCCGGTTTTTAAGTGATCAGTCCGGACAGCCACAATGGAAGTCAACCACGCTGCTGCGGTACCACGAATACCTGGTTTGACGGGAATCACGAGGAGAACCCCTCTGGGATCCGGAGACTGTACAGCGTGGTCAGATCCATCCTCTGTCTGTTCAGGCACAGCGCGGGTCGCCGTGTTTCCAGCGATTGAATGCAACGTCTTCCGAACGAGCCAGTTCATGTCGCGTCTGTCGCCAGGATTCGGCCCACGCTTCGGAGCTGACCTGTTCCGAAGCCGGATTGGACTGGCTGCGGGCAACGAAGCCGGGAAACCAGCGTCGTCCGGTTGCCTGTCCGATCGGCTGGTAGCGCAGATCGAAACTCCAGCGGATTTCATTGCTGTGGTTGACCAGGCCACTGTGTTGTGTCTGACGGTGCATGAACAGGACGTCGCCGGGATCCATTGGCAACGGCACATTCTTTTCTGACAATCGGTTTTCCGGGATACACACCTGGTTGAACGTCAGCGGATTGGGACTGCGGCAGTGCAGGGCCAGACCATCGTGATGGCTGCCCGGTACGACCGCCATACAACCGTTTTCCACGGTGGATCTTGTGATCGGCAACCATACGGTCAGCATTTCGGTATTGTCAGCATCGTCGGTCACAACACCCAGATCCTGATGCCATGCAACCTGCGCTGTGAGTCCTGTGCGGGATGGTTCGGGCAGCAAATGTTCGGGGAGTTTGATACGTGTGTGCTGAACGGGGTTCGAATAGATCTCGGGGCCGACAAACTGCTCTACGGCATCCAGGAGTCGGGGACTGCGCAGTAAATTAAACACTGCCGGACCGTTGTGGATTGGTGTTTCATCAGTGATGTCTGCCTGCGGCAGTGAGATATCAAAGTGCTGATCGTAGGCCGGCTCAGCTTCGATCACGATTTTCAGCAGCCGTTCGCAAAACGGCAGGTGATCGTACGTTGACCTCAGCCGTCCCTCGGCCAGCCACTGGCCGGCCAGTCGATCCAGCACTGCAGAATATTCGCGGATCACGGGGGCGATATCGAGTTCAACATCCAGCAGTCCGCGAACTACGACATAGCCATCCGTGTCAAATTTTTTGAAGACAGACGACTCAATCATCCACAACAACTCCAGTTCGATTGACAGCGATTCGATGGGCCCGTCGCACGGGATTGGCACGAGCGCGCGCCTTTGCCGGTTGACTCAACGTTGACTTCAACAGGAATCCCGACGTTGTGTTGCTTTGTATTGAACGCTGCACACCGCGACCTTACCAGAATATCACAAGATTCAACAACAGTACCACACAAATCACCAGCGTAGTCCACACGCTGGTACGTTGAAACCATTTCAGCCCCTCCGACGGCACCTCGAACGGGAACTCCGGTGCTTCCGATATCTGTATCCGTGACGAATCCAGCCAACCTCCTGCAGATTCCATTTCCCTGTCATCATGATGTTTCGAATGAGCACGGAACATCATTGCACCAACATCCTCAGGAGATGCCCAGCCATGCCACATGCTGGTGATGATCATTGCCGTGAACGTTATTCCACAGCTCCACAGATAACCCTGGAACGTGCCTGTCCACCACACCGGCAGTGGACTGTCGAACAGTGTGACCGTGAGGGGGTCCGCGAAACGCGTGAGGCCGATCACGATGCCAACGCAAAGTCCCACTGCACCGGAAGAACGGGACACGCGTGTCAATACGCCCATCAGGTACACGGTGAGCAGCGGCATGACGGCGACACCCACCAAACGGAGATAGAATGCCACCATCCCGCCTTGCAGGAACGGGATATACACGAATGACAGCCCGATCACAGCAAACGTGACACATCGCGAGATCTGGACATAGTGTCGGTCGCTGGCCTGCCGCACCATGAATCGCGCATAGACGTCACGGGTAAAGACCGAAGCGAGTGCTGAGCCGATGGAATCGTAGGTTGAAATTCCGCCGGCCAGCAGCCCGGCGACTACGATCGCAGTCAGTAGATCACCCATCGGAAACAGATACTGCTGGACAAGCAATGGAAAGATGCTGTCGCCGGTTTCAAGATCCGGGACCAGGGCCCGGCCCATGACGCCCAGAGTGATGTTGAACCAAAGTACAAATGCAGTCACTGCTGCAGCCGCTGCGGCCGCCATTCGCATGTCCCACTTCGACCGTGACGCAAGCATCCGCATCGCCTGTGACTGGTTAATTACGCAGTAGGATGTCATCACCAGAACAAACCCGACCACCACCATCCATGCCGGCGTATTTGGTTCTGTCACACCGCCCACGTGTGTCATGGCGTGTGCCTGTTCAGCAGTGATTCGTCCTGACTCAGTGTGTTCCGTCAGTTTCGCTTCGATCCCCGACCATCCGCCCACATGGCTCCATACGGTCCACCACAGAATGATTGCGGCCACCAGCATCACAACGGACTGCAGTGAATCGGTAACCGCGACAGACTTCAGTCCACCCATCGCAGTGTAAGCTGCGGCTGCTATCGCGATTCCGGTCACCAGCCACCACGTATCCTGTTCCCAGCCGGTCAGCATGTCAAAAGTCAGATACAACGAGAAAGCAACATTCCCCAGAACGTTGGTTCGAGTCTGCAGCTGAATGAAGACCGCGATCACTCGTGCTGTTGGTCCGAATCGGTATTCAAGATATTCGCAGTTGGTGAACATTCCGCTGCGGTACATCGGTACCAGCACCACCCATGTCATGACCATCCAGCCGACGGTCATTCCAATCCACCATGCTGAGATGTACGGCATGCCCTGCTGATAGGCGGCACCAGCCACAGCCACGTAATCGCCGCTGTCCACGGCTGTTGCAAACATCGACAACCCGACCATCCACCACGGCAGTCCGCGTGCGGCCAGAAACCAGTCGACAGACTCATGGGTTTCGCGGGCTTTCCACAGGCCGAACAGAATGATGGCGGCATTGATGCCGATTACGAGCATCCATCCAAAGGCGGTCAATTTTGACTCCTGTCGTCTGTGCCAGTCATGTGTTCGTGCTCAAGTTCGTGGGAAGCAAACGTATTGCTGTCCTACGAATCCGGTACCAAACCAGTATGGCAGTATTCGTTCCCAAGTTGAATTCTGCAGATTCATTCTTCGCTGCAGTACCCGGACAAGGGCAGTGTCCCTGATCCATTTCCAGCGGTCGCATGGAAGCACGCGAGCTGCTTCCGCCGGTCGCTCTGCAGTATATGCGCACCATCACGCACATATGCGACTCTAAATGATCAAACGCGACATGCGGACAGAAGTCCGATTTTTCAGCCGATGCTGTCGTGTCTACGGATCAAAATTAGATATCCAGAACGAAACTCAGTCTGATGTTTCGGGTTGTTTCAGGCTCGACAGATATGCCAACAGGTCCGCGACCTGGTTCGATGTCATGTCACGCAGCAGCAGTTCCGGCATCATGGACTGCTGTTGTTGAACCAGCTCTTCGACGTTGTCGGCAACGATCGTCGTCAGCTTGCCTTTCGTATCTTTCAGGACAACTTCGCGATCATCTTTTTTTAGCAGAAGGCCGGTGGCCACCAGACCATCAACCGTCTGTACCAGATACATACGGTACTTCGGATCGATTTCACGGGACGGATTAAGAATCGTGTCGAGTAGCCGGCTGCGTTCCTTATATTTTGAAGCAATTCCGCTTAGATCAGGCCCGACTTCGGTGCCATGGCCGTTGATCCTGTGACAGTTCCGACACTGCACACCGGCTGCTTTCAGATACAGCATTTCGCCACGGTCTTTGTCGCCGGTCAGGGACAGGATTTCGTCCGGTCGAATCACATTTCCAAGTCGTTTCGGCCGCAAATCCTCCGGTAAAAATCGCTCAAACAGATCACGGATATGAGAGGCTGAACTGTCTGCCGCACGTTCGATGACTTCGATTCGAATGGCAGGATGAATTGAATCAGAATCCGTCACACGCATCAGGTCAATGGCACTGGTTGTTGTCGCCAGCAGCTCGTCAATGTGGGCGGTTCGTGCTTCGGCAGACGTGTGTTCGTTTAGTAATTCAGCCATACTTTCAGCTGAATTCCCTGCTTCCGACGGCTGGAGTCCCGAGATCCAGTCATGAATCAGGTTCAGTCCCTCCTGATCGACCACAGCGGATCCCAGTCTTGGCATGCGTCCCGGTCCCAGTTTTGCCATCCGATAGAACAGCACGCTGCGGTTCGAATCGCCTGGTGCAAGCATGCGGGCATCAGGAATGTAGAATCCACCATGCCGCGGGCGTTCGTCGCTGATTCCCATTTCGCCGTGACTTAATGAGGCGAGTAAGCGGAATTCGCCGTTACCGCCGCCCCATTTGCGGTGACAGTGTGAACAGTTGGCGTGCAGATAAGAACGGGCGCGCAGCGCAACATCAGAGTCGGGATCCCGATAATTCTCCAGAGACGGCAGTTCGTCCGGCTGTTCGGGGAGATCGTCAGTGAACAGACCAAGTCCTGCAAAGACCTTCAGCTGGTTTTCCGCAGAGTCTCCGTATTTCATATCACGGTTTATCTGCAGCGTGTTAATGCCCAGGACGTATTTTGCCGCCATGTTATGGCATACCGTACATTCTGCCCTGCCGGGAAAATGCCACGTCTGAATTCGTTGGGTTTTCGGTGCAGCCGGATCACCAATCAACAGTTCAACGTCTTTTCCGGAAGGATCTTCCAGCAGGACAGCGTCGGTCTGCTGATCATTCCATATATAGGTATAGCCTCGCCACAACTGATCGCCGACGGTTTCGCTTCCCACAAGTTTTTCGTAATGCAGCAGGCGTGTTTCCAGTCGGCGCCGACTGTCCGGGTTCCCCGGCTGCATCTCCATGGTAATCGTCTCCATCGCGACCGTGCCGTCCGGAAATTTCCAGCCGTGTGGAGCGCCCGGTGCAGGTTGAGGGTAGGTAATCCCATCGAATTCAATTTTTGATTGACCGGGCAAGGCCAGATATCGCTGCTTTGTCGCGCCGTCTGCCCACTGAGGCGCATTGACGTCGTAAGGAATCACCCCTGGCGATACCCGGTGGTCGCGGACAGAATCGAAAAGTCCGGTTTCGCTGAGCCGACGTGGGAAATCCACCGTCTGAATGGCAGCGGGACTGGCCTCCAGCCGGTTAATCAGTCCGCTCATGTGGTCAACCAGGAACAGTTCACCCGAGTTATCTTCGCCAAACCCCACCAGACGTAGTGCTGAATCGACAAGCTCGCGATGTTCGGTCACTTTTTCATTGTCACGGTCATATCGAAACATCCAGATCTTGCCTGTGTCGTAATCACCATAGATGTAAGCGCCCGTGAGTTCGGGCAGCCTGGTTCCGTGGTAGACAAAACCTCCGGTGATGGATCGAAATTCGGTGTGATTGTGTTCGACGATCGGCGAAATAAACGGCGTCGGACCACGTTTACGTTCAGGCCGAAACACGTGACCTCCTTCCATAACGCTCCAGCCGTAGTTACCTCCTCGCTCAATGACAAAAACCTGCTCCCACAGGTCCTGCCCCACATTACCGGTCCACAGGTCCCCCGTATTTCGGTCGAACGTAAACTTCCAGGGTTGTCGGAGTCCATACGCCCAGATTTCCGGTCGTGCGTTGTCCATGTCGACAAACGGATTATCAGGGGGAATCGAATACGGTTGCGCGGTACCTGGACGATCGACGTCGATCCTTAACATCGCGCCGGAAACATTGGAAAGATCCTGGCCGGTCCGCAACTGGTCGGCGATACCACTTGAATCACCTGTTGCAAGATAGAGGTACCCGTCCGGACCAAACTTAATACAGCCGCCGTTGTGACCACCCGACCGCCACTCGAAAATGACTGTTTCAGAAGCAGGATCAATCGTTGGTGGATTACGTTTTGCCAGTTTAAAACGAGACACACGAGTTCCCCGGAGATCTTCGTCAGCAGGATCAGCTACCAGAATGGTGACGAACACATAACCGTTCGACCGGAACTGCGGATGAATTGCGAGTCCATATAGCGTTTTGCCTGTGAGATCGAGTGCCACATCCGCGGAATCTGCTGCGGGATCGTTTTCAAACGAAATGATGCGCCCTGCCTGTTCCGCAACGAAGAACCGGTTGGAACCCGGAGCGGATGTCATGGCCAGAGGTTCGGTCAGTTTGATGTTCGGAAATGCATTGACTGTGCGATACGGCGACGGAGGATCCGGAGTGCCTGTTACTCGCGACGTCTTCCAGAGCACCCGTTTTTCGGTGCTGAATGACGAATGGTCCTGCGCAACCAGGGATCCACACACCAGGAGAGAGAAGAGGACGGCCCACAGACTGAGTTGATGTGTTTGACGACTCATGTGATCTTTCCTGAAGACTTTTGTTCTATCAACAACTTTCAACACATGTCGCGATCCGTACCTGTCGGCTGCGTGAGGCCGTTCTGCCTGTCACCAGCGGCGACCGCGTACGATCTGCTCAGTTGTGTATTAGACCGGTCAGCAAGAGACATCCGAATTGTCGACAAGCCTCGGTGCAAATTCAAACCGCGATCGCAGACTTTTTACGATCCCGCTGGTGACGCCGTGTTCGTGAGTAAATACAACGGTTCCGAATTCAGCGGTCATTGGCGGATGTTTCAGTGCCGCGGTGAGGAACCCTGCCTGGAAACACCAGACTGCAGAGCCATCCCACGACGAGTGTCGGCACGCAGGTAAAAGCACCGTACCACCAGTGTGATACTTCGGTTTCGCTCCAGATGATCATTAATACAGAAGCTCCGGCGACGAACCCGGTCCATGCGCCGATGCTGTTTGCTTTTCTGCACCACATTGCCAGCAGAAATAATCCAAGCATCGGACCGAAGAGGGCACCACTGATTTTGATAACGATGTCGAATACGTTCCTGCCAAGGACGGGCACGAGCAGTGATGCAACAATCGTAAGCAGCCCAAAGCCGGTACAGAGCCATCGGCTGAACCTCACGCCGGGATGCCGTCCCTGCATCCAGTCAATGACGATGGTTAAGGTCAAACTGTTGATTCCGCTGTCAATACTGCTCATTGCTGCGGCAAACAGACCTGCCACAAGCAGCCCCGTCAAACCGAACCGGGAAATTTCTGTCACGACAAAAACCGGCAGAAGCTGATCTTCACTGTTAAGCGGTGGAAATCCTGACGCTCCAGGTTGATGGTAGAACACGAACAATACTGTTCCAACGATGAAAAACAGCAGGCAGATTGTGGCCGACATGACGGCATTGACGACTACACATCGTCGTGCGGCAGCAATAGTAGGGAGTGAGACGAACCGCTGGACCGTTCCCAGAGAGATCGCCTTGGCCGGCAGATAGACAAAGATTCCGAAGGCTGCGGCGGAAAAGAAATTGGCTCGATGGGTCAGATCGAATCGCATATCGAACATCCGGAACTTTTGTTCGGACGTTCCCACCTGCCAGACCGTGTCCCATCCTCCGTCGATCTTTGCGACTGCCATCAGCAGAACTACGGTCATCCCTCCGCCCAGCGTGATCGCCTGCAGCACGTCGGTCCAGATGACGGCTTTGACACCGCCTAGAGCCGTATACAAAGTCGCCAGCAACCCCACGCCAATCAACGTCAATCGGAGTTGATCAGGTGACAAATCGAGTACCGCCTGCAGGATGACTCCCACCGCATACAACATGCTGCCCATCCAGCCAATGGTGTAAACAATGGACAGGGCACTGCACAGGCGACGAACCGAACGATCGAATCGCAGTTCCATGTACTCGTAGGGGCTGGTGACCTGCAGACGGTGGTACAGCGGGACAAACCAAATCCATACAATCGGTGATACGAACAGCGGGATATAGAGTATCGCCAGATAGAGATGGTAATCCTCAAACGCCGCTTCGCGCGGCAGTCCGACGAATGACAGCGAACTGAAGGTGGTGGCGAACAGCGAAAGGCCGACCGGCAGCCAGTTCATGGCCCGGCCGCCAAGGAAATAATCTTCATTGGAACGCTGTTCGCCGGCAAATTTCAAACCCAGTGCAAGCACGACGACGAGGTACAGCACAAACAGGGTCCAGTCGAGCGTCGTCAGGGAAGCTGCCATGCTGACCATTCGTTCTTATCGGTGGACAGATCGAGTTCGGATTGAATCGGGAGAAGCGTCTGCTTCTGTCACCACTTTGTTAACTCACCAGGGCAGGTCTGGATTTCCAGAATCCGGTGGCCTGTTCAAACGCGTGCGCCAGTTGCAGCACACCAAATTCATCGTGATGTCGTCCGACAATTTGCACTCCGACCGGCAACCCGT carries:
- a CDS encoding amidohydrolase gives rise to the protein MNTNPQSTYGTSMMQRIADRRSFLRSAAQVTAAAGLYSTSTTRGRQNGQNNTPAQPVIDTHMHVWARKDSPLYPFPYPYGNTFDGPPHEATVEMLIEDMDRHGCTHAVLVQVIYHGWDNTYIADCVKQHPDRLKAHGLIDPTDPNVADKLRFWMKEHGLHGMRFSAIYYQNGNHGGDGWINSADTHRLWRTAADLGAVFNYFIAPTQLRKLAVMVKAYPDVPVIIDHFSQLDLGAEDPEPNIKRLLAMAQYPSVRVKVSELASVSKSGKYPFSDAWPVIKRLYETFGPDRLLFGTGYPGAARADYSRPTLDKEIDLIRHEIPFFSSEDGEKILGLNAAALWGFERPE
- a CDS encoding HD-GYP domain-containing protein, which codes for MILFASQQQPAFQTVSSLGERGCRTSVLKPDGHFMEFHHNGQLIRVFAGPSGGTVSANLTCDDGSALSNTIAAELVRAIGVKDSYTCAHSDRVAQFAYLTAQTLHLDDIECERIHLAGLLHDIGKVGISDEILRKTSAVTESEMQKIRQHPVIGSEILLQLPGFECIVPGVLHHHESFDGTGYPDGLSGTSIPLSSRILAVADSWDAMTSDRSYRRAMSADRAACILQEGAGQQWDPQCVDAFLKCVNAVDVRDGHCQFQGFVSRTVWSTPVGSVSA
- a CDS encoding phytanoyl-CoA dioxygenase family protein; the protein is MPIPCDGPIESLSIELELLWMIESSVFKKFDTDGYVVVRGLLDVELDIAPVIREYSAVLDRLAGQWLAEGRLRSTYDHLPFCERLLKIVIEAEPAYDQHFDISLPQADITDETPIHNGPAVFNLLRSPRLLDAVEQFVGPEIYSNPVQHTRIKLPEHLLPEPSRTGLTAQVAWHQDLGVVTDDADNTEMLTVWLPITRSTVENGCMAVVPGSHHDGLALHCRSPNPLTFNQVCIPENRLSEKNVPLPMDPGDVLFMHRQTQHSGLVNHSNEIRWSFDLRYQPIGQATGRRWFPGFVARSQSNPASEQVSSEAWAESWRQTRHELARSEDVAFNRWKHGDPRCA
- a CDS encoding PQQ-dependent sugar dehydrogenase, whose product is MSRQTHQLSLWAVLFSLLVCGSLVAQDHSSFSTEKRVLWKTSRVTGTPDPPSPYRTVNAFPNIKLTEPLAMTSAPGSNRFFVAEQAGRIISFENDPAADSADVALDLTGKTLYGLAIHPQFRSNGYVFVTILVADPADEDLRGTRVSRFKLAKRNPPTIDPASETVIFEWRSGGHNGGCIKFGPDGYLYLATGDSSGIADQLRTGQDLSNVSGAMLRIDVDRPGTAQPYSIPPDNPFVDMDNARPEIWAYGLRQPWKFTFDRNTGDLWTGNVGQDLWEQVFVIERGGNYGWSVMEGGHVFRPERKRGPTPFISPIVEHNHTEFRSITGGFVYHGTRLPELTGAYIYGDYDTGKIWMFRYDRDNEKVTEHRELVDSALRLVGFGEDNSGELFLVDHMSGLINRLEASPAAIQTVDFPRRLSETGLFDSVRDHRVSPGVIPYDVNAPQWADGATKQRYLALPGQSKIEFDGITYPQPAPGAPHGWKFPDGTVAMETITMEMQPGNPDSRRRLETRLLHYEKLVGSETVGDQLWRGYTYIWNDQQTDAVLLEDPSGKDVELLIGDPAAPKTQRIQTWHFPGRAECTVCHNMAAKYVLGINTLQINRDMKYGDSAENQLKVFAGLGLFTDDLPEQPDELPSLENYRDPDSDVALRARSYLHANCSHCHRKWGGGNGEFRLLASLSHGEMGISDERPRHGGFYIPDARMLAPGDSNRSVLFYRMAKLGPGRMPRLGSAVVDQEGLNLIHDWISGLQPSEAGNSAESMAELLNEHTSAEARTAHIDELLATTTSAIDLMRVTDSDSIHPAIRIEVIERAADSSASHIRDLFERFLPEDLRPKRLGNVIRPDEILSLTGDKDRGEMLYLKAAGVQCRNCHRINGHGTEVGPDLSGIASKYKERSRLLDTILNPSREIDPKYRMYLVQTVDGLVATGLLLKKDDREVVLKDTKGKLTTIVADNVEELVQQQQSMMPELLLRDMTSNQVADLLAYLSSLKQPETSD
- a CDS encoding sodium/solute symporter (Members of the Solute:Sodium Symporter (SSS), TC 2.A.21 as described in tcdb.org, catalyze solute:Na+ symport. Known solutes for members of the family include sugars, amino acids, nucleosides, inositols, vitamins, urea or anions, depending on the system.) — translated: MAASLTTLDWTLFVLYLVVVLALGLKFAGEQRSNEDYFLGGRAMNWLPVGLSLFATTFSSLSFVGLPREAAFEDYHLYLAILYIPLFVSPIVWIWFVPLYHRLQVTSPYEYMELRFDRSVRRLCSALSIVYTIGWMGSMLYAVGVILQAVLDLSPDQLRLTLIGVGLLATLYTALGGVKAVIWTDVLQAITLGGGMTVVLLMAVAKIDGGWDTVWQVGTSEQKFRMFDMRFDLTHRANFFSAAAFGIFVYLPAKAISLGTVQRFVSLPTIAAARRCVVVNAVMSATICLLFFIVGTVLFVFYHQPGASGFPPLNSEDQLLPVFVVTEISRFGLTGLLVAGLFAAAMSSIDSGINSLTLTIVIDWMQGRHPGVRFSRWLCTGFGLLTIVASLLVPVLGRNVFDIVIKISGALFGPMLGLFLLAMWCRKANSIGAWTGFVAGASVLMIIWSETEVSHWWYGAFTCVPTLVVGWLCSLVFPGRVPHRGTETSANDR